The Hyla sarda isolate aHylSar1 chromosome 2, aHylSar1.hap1, whole genome shotgun sequence genome includes the window ACCATTTCTCTCAGGCCGTGTTCACATTGCGTTTTTGTCTTAGTTTCACCGTTTCCctcaggccgtgttcacactgcgtttttgtCTTAGTTTCACCGTTTCcctcaggccatgttcacactgcgtttttgtCTCAGTTTCACCGTTTCCCTCAGGCCGTGTTCACACCGCGTTTTTGTCTCAGTTTCAGCGTTTCCctcaggccgtgttcacactgcgtttttgtCTTAGTTTCACCGTTTCCctcaggccgtgttcacactgcgtTTCTGTCTCAGTTTCACCGTTTCCCTCAGGCCGTGTTCACACCGCGTTCTTTTCATCAATTGCACCGTTTTCCTCCGGCCGtgttgacaatgcgtttttgtCTCCGTTTCGCCATTTCTGTCAGGCGGTGTTCAGACTGCGTTTTTGtctgtttttcactttttccgTCAAGCCATTTTCACTCCGCATTCTCCCATCTGCAGCGATGCCTCCATATACTGTGGCGGAGATCAGCGCacgccattcattttaatggctcGAACTGAGTCGCCTATTGAATCGCTTTCCATAGTTATACGCTATTTTAATCAGGACTCAATAGCGCGGTTAAAATTTTCGTATACGGCCTGAACAGAATCGCTTAATGATTGGATTAAACGGCGTGGCCGCTCTGCGCCACCGTATATGTTGCCATCTTTTTCCTGTCTCCATTGTGACAGCTAACGCGTAACAGTAAAAACGcggtgtaagggtatgttcacacggcgaaaACTTTCTGGCGCATATTATTTTACATGCGCATTTTCATCTGTAATCGTCAAAAAATGCTGCAACAAATTTTTATTTCACAGCAGCATTTTTGCAGATTACGGATGAAGATGCGCATTTTacgccgtgtgaacgtaccctgaaacccccccccccccccccccaacagtgcaaaaacatagaaaaaaaagtatacgttgcAATCCTTGGACGCAGATTTTGCTGTAGCGTCCTTTTTAGCCTCCGTTACTGTGTACGTTATTTTCCTTTTCAAGGGTGTAAAATGTATAAATTGAACCGAAACAACGCGCCGTTTATTCGCAACCTCTTAAGAGGAAGGAATTCATAGACGCACAGGACTCGTATAATGTTATATTGACGGGCAGAGCGGCATTATGGGTATCCTAATGTCTGACAGATGGGAGGACTGGAGATGGAGGGCGCCATCTTTACAGGTCAAAGGGCAAATCGGCGGCGACAAGTATAAAGGCGATAAATGGCATTAATGGTGACAGGATCTCTTACCGCAGCTTCTCAGTGAtccctctaaagggttaatcgatCCCTCAGAAGACGACTGGAGATCTGGTTTCGGTGTTCTGCCCCTTGAGGTAGGCCTCATAGACCGGACTGCTgcctgttacccatagcaaccagtcatagTCAGCTCCTAGCAACCAGTCacggctcagctttcactttaccagagcagtTTACAAAATGAAagcggagctctgattggttgctaggagctgagctgtgactggttgctaagggcaacacaGACAGGGTTTTCttttaaaccagtgtttctcaaccagggtgcctccagctgttgcaaaactacaactcccagcatgcccggacagccgttggctgtccgggcatgctgagagttgtagttttgcaacagctggaggcaccttggttgggaaacattgttttaggctgggttcacatcacgttttttgccatactgttttcaatccgtttttctaaagaaaaccgtatggcaaaaaaacggatggaacagtatgggaaaaagtaaactgtatgcgtttttaaaccgtgtactgtttttaaaagtgcatacagttccgtcagtttttataaaaaaaaaacacataagtttttgataattttgtccatttttaatgggaggggtgttgggtggggactttaggatgaaaCGCGCATGTGAAAAGTGAAAAACGTataccattgacgtccatgttaaaaaagaaaacgtatgcggttgcagtacggatTTTAcaccggagacaaaaccgtggtcaactacggttttgagtacaggagaaaaccgtattgcaagaaaaccgtacgcaaccggatgcatacggttttcaattatttgtctatgtatacagttttcaatacggttccataccttttcaataatgaaaacgtatacggaaaacgtacttgaaaaacgtggtgtgaacccaccctaagataCGATCGAGAAATTGTCCAAACCAGTCTTTGGCcacgttcacatggcggaatttcagaGGAAATATTCCGCTGGGAAATTCCGttacagcagagtcctattgtttttaaGGGGATTCCGATGTACCTTGCACAccgcggaaatcctgattccggcctCCACAGAAACAACAAACCTGTTTATCGTTTCCGTGGATTCCGCTCAAAAATACATCGACGTCTGTGAAggcggcgcatttccgagcgatCCTTGTGTAGGCGGAACATGCAGATAtgcggaatgtctgcctgtgTTTCCACACATTATTCCgcaatgtgaacacagccttatgtcCACACTTGCCATAAAGTGCGGTGCCTGTGCGTGCCACGTTTCCGGTCTTCTTCCCGCATAGTCTGCCCTCGTCGTATTCGGACTACATTGGTGTCATCGGTTCCGCCGTCACTTGGCCGCTGTTCACAACGTTTCCCTCAGGTCGTGTTCACACCGAATTTTTGTCTCCATTTCAACGTTTCCGTCAGGCCATGTTCACTCCGCGTTTTTGTGTCTGCTTCACTATTTCCgtcaggccgtgttcacactgcgttttcgTCTCAGTTTCACCGTTTCCGTCAGGCCACGTTCACTCCGCGTTTTTGTGTCTGCTTCACTATTTCCgtcaggccgtgttcacactgcgttttcgTCTCAGTTTCAGCATTTCGGTCAGGCCGTGTTCACACCGCGTTTTTGTCTCAGTTTCACTGTTTCcctcaggccatgttcacaccgcATTTTCGTGTCTGTTTCAGCGTTTGGGTCAGGCcacgttcacactgcgttttctTCTCAGTTTCAGCATTTCcattaggccgtgttcacaccgCGTTTTCGTCTCAGTTTCAGCGTTTCCATCAGGCCACGTTCACACCGCGTTTTTGTCTCAGTTTCACCGTTTCCCTCAGGCCGTGTTCACACCGAGTTTTTGTCTGCTTCACTGTTTCtgtcaggccatgttcacaccgcGTTTTTGTCTGCTTCCCCATTTCCCTCAGGCCGTGTTCACACCGCGTTTTCGTCTCAGTTTCAGCGTTTCCctcaggccgtgttcacactgcgtttttgtCTGCTTCACCATTTCCCTCAGGCCGTGTTCACACCGCGTTTTTGTCTCAGTTTCAGCGTTTCCctcaggccgtgttcacactgcgtttttgtCTGTTTCACTGTTTCTGTCAGGCCACGTTCACACCGCGTTTTTGTCTCAGTTTCAGCGTTTCCctcaggccgtgttcacactgcgtttttgtCTCAGTTTCACCGATTCCCTCAGGCCATGTTGACATTGCGTTTTTGTCTCCGTTTTGCTCGGAAATTCCGCTACAGCAGAttcctattgtttttaatgggattccgatGTACCTTGCACACTGCGGAAATCCCAATTCCGGCCTCCGCAGAAACAAAAAACCTGTTTATCGTTTCTGCGGATTCCGCTCGGAAGTACATCGACGTCTTTGAAGGCGGCgacttccgagcggtcctagtgtcgGCGGAACGTGCAGATGAGCGGAATGTCTGCCCGTGTTTCTGCACATTATTCCGTCGTGTGAACAGTCTTATGTCCACACTTACCGTAAAGTGCGGCACCTGTGCACGCCTCTGCGTTTCCAGTCTTCTTCACGCGTTGTCTGCCCTCGTCTCATCGTATTCGGACTACATTGGTGTCATCGGTTCTGCCGTCACTTGGCCGCTGTTCACACCTCTTTTGGAGATGCAGCATGAAATAACCTAGAACGAAGCGCTATTGTTTCCGATAATAGCGGCATGATAAAACCAGACGGACCCCATAAAAGCAACGCCATCCGCCATTGTTTACTTCTGTCATGTAATAGAATAAAAGAAATAGCCAACACGGGCGGCGTGATTCCGATCTTAATTTTCAACATTTTTGGCGTCCTGCGGGCTTTGCGGTTTCCACAGCCCCCTCCCTCCTTGTATATACTCAGGTGACCGCGCTCTAGTTCTCTCTGGTATCACCTAATATCTGATCGATATCACAACCTGCAAATCCTTGTATTACCCATAAGGCGCCATTTTCTTCTCAATCCCGTAATTGGCGAATCTCTCATCACCTCACTCATTGCGTGGCCCCAAGAGTATTTCCTTGCCGCTTATTGGAAGGGCATGTTCATGCGACTTTTTTTGCGGAATTTCATGCCCGCACAGGGACCATTCGGATTTGTGCTGTCTCTATAGACGATAATGTATTTCTGAGGCAAGAATCGGAAGTTCCGCGGCAGATGTTTCCGCTACAGCCACGCCATTCCCGATGCTTATGTTGGCAGGAAGCTGCTGTAGTGTAAACAGGGTCTAATGTCTTTAAAACAACACAGGAACCAGGAAAAACCTGGACCGGCATCTGCATCGGATCATGGGAGGTGagtatcactttttattcttccaccacctccagcctTATATACAGACATTGTTTCATAGAATTTACTATATACAGATTGGTGTAACTGGGGTGAAATTTGCCCCCATTGCGGTCCCTACAATCTTGTCTaaatgctctgcacacacttTATTATTAGTCTTTCCCATCcaaggtgcctccggctgttgcaaaactacaactcccagcatgcccggacagccaacagttgtagttttgcaaaagccagaggcaacaggttgggaaacactgctataaaacatgatctttctccaggAAGACTGTACCTGTAGCAGTGACCTTTTATGTGAAATAATTGTAGGTGTCACTGCCGAGACAGGAAGCAGAGTGGGGAGAAAAGTGGGAAGAAGAGTAAGAAGCAGAGTGGGAAACAGAGCGGAGTGGAGAGTAGGAAGCAGAGCGGAGAGCAGAGTAGGAAGCAGAGCGGAGAGTTGGAAGCAGAGCGGAGAGTTGGAAGCAGAGTAGGAAGCAGAGCGGAGAGTTGGAAGCAGAGCAGGAAGCAGAGTGGAGAGTTGGAAGCAGAGCAGGAAGCAGAGCGGAGTGCAGGAAGCAGAGTAGGGAGCCAAGTGGGGCGAAAGTGGGGAGCAGAGCATGAAACCAAGTGGGGAACAGTGTGGAGAACAGAGTAGGGAGCAGAGTAAACAGCAGAAGGGGAAACAGAGTGAGGAGCAGAGTAGGAAGCAGAGTGGGGCACAATTTAGAGTGTTAAGTGGGGTTCAGAGTGGAAAGCAGAGTAAAAAGCTGAGTGGGGAACAGAGTAGTGAACCAagtaggggaaggggggggggcacagagagggaagCAAAAAGCAAAGTGGGGAGCAGGGTGGGGAGCAGGAAGACGTTTTATTTTTATAGCAGCCAAAGCAAAGTATCAAAAGATTTATAAACCCAGATATCCAGGCacaggagaacagcgccacccctgtccccaggttgtgtgtggtattacaacttatcGGAAGGGCATGTTTATGCGACTTTTTTTGCGGAATTTCATGCCCGCACAGGGATCATTCGGATTTGTGCCGTCTCTATAGACGATAATGTGTTTCTGAGGCAAGAATCGGAAGTTCCGCGGCAGATGTTTCCGCTACATCCACGCCATTCCCGATGCTTATGTTGGCAGGAAGCTGCTGTAGTGTAAACAGGGTCTAATGTCTTTAAAACAACACAGGAACCAGGAAAAACCTGGACCGGCATCTGCATCGGATCAGGGGAGGTGagtatcactttttattcttccaccacctccagcctTATATACAGACATTGTTTCATAGAATTTACTATATACAGATTGGTGTAACTGGGGTGAAATTTGCCCCCATTGTGGTCCCTACAATCTTGTCTaaatgctctgcacacacttTATTATTAGTCTTTCCCATCcaaggtgcctccggctgttgcaaaactacaactcccagcatgcccggacagccaacagttgtagttttgcaaaagccagaggcaacaggttgggaaacactgctataaaacatgatctttctccaggAAGACTTTACCTGTAGCAGTGACCTTTTATGTGAAATAATTGTAGGTGTCACTGCCGAGACAGGAAGCAGAGTGGGGAGAAAAGTGGGAAGAAGAGTGGGAAGAAGAGTAGGAAGCAGAGCAGAGTAGGAAGCAGAGCAGAGCAGAGTAGAGTAGGAAGCAGAGCAGAGAGCAGAGTAGGAAGCAGAGCAGAGTAGGAAGCAGAGCGGAGAGTTGGAAGCAGAGCAGGAAGCAGAGTGGAGAGCAGAGCAGGAAGCAGAGTGGAGAGCAGGAAGCAGAGTAGGAAGCAGAGCGGAGAGCAGAGCAGGAAGCAGAGTGGAGAGTTGGAAGCAGAGCAGGAAGCAGAGTGGAGAGTTGGAAGCAGAGCAGGAAGCAGAGCGGAGAGCAGAGCAGGAAGCAGAGCGGAGAGCAGAGCAGGAAGCAGAGTGGAGAGCAGGAAGCAGAGTAGGAAGCAGAGCGGAGAGCAGAGCAGGAAGCAGAGTGGAGAGTTGGAAGCAGAGCAGGAAGCAGAGCGGAGAGCAGAGCAGGAAGCAGAGCGGAGAGCAGAGCAGGAAGCAGAGTGGAGAGCAGGAAGCAGAGCAGGAAGCAGAGTGGATAGTTGGAAGCAGAGCAGGAAGCAGAGCGGAGAGCAGAGCAGGAAGCAGAGCGGAGAGCAGGAAGCAGAGTAGGGAGCCAAGTGGGGAACAGTGTGGAGAACAGAGTAGGGAGCCGGGTAAACAGCAGAAGGGAAAACAGAGTGAGGAGCAGAGTAGGAAGCAGAGTGGGGCACAATGTAGAGTGTTAAGTGGGGTTCAGAGTGGAAAGCAGAGTCAAAAGCTCAGTGGGGAACAGAGTAGTGAACCAagtaggggaagggggggggacagAGAGGGAAGCAAAAAGCAAAGCGGGGAACAGGGTGGGGAGCAGGAAGACGTTTTATTTTTATAGCAGCCAAAGCAAAGTATCAAAAGATTTATAAACCCAGATATCCAGGCACAGGAGAACAGCGCCAgccctgtccccaggttgtgtgtggtattacaacttggctccattcactagaactgagctgcaatacttcaCATGACCTGagcacaggggtggcgctgtattTAGAAGCAATCAGCGTTTTTTTCTGATCCTGGACGACCCTTTAATCGATGTTTTTAAAGTAACGGAGAAGAATTGTCCAATAATCCAGAATCGATCTCCATGAGAATAGAAGGAAATGATAGTCATGTGATGTCCGTCCAGCGCCTGATGGGGGCAGTAGTTCAGGTCCATAGCCGCACAGCGCTGCACTACACGTGTCTCTGGTCACCTCAGCCCGACCCTCCTGCAGACGGCCTCATACACCGGAGCCGCTACCTCCCGCGCCTGCTGCGTCCCGCGGTTCAGCACCTCGGTGAGGAATTCCGTATCCCCCCGCAATCTGTGGATCTCCTCCCGGATGGGCGTCAGTTTGGCGATCACCGCCTCCGCCACCACCATCTTGTACTGCGCCGTCTCCAGCCCCCGGCTCTGCCGCACCACCTCCTCCGGCGTCAGGCCGCTCACAGCGCTGTGGATAGCCACCAGGTTGGAGACGCCCGGACGCGTTTCGGGGTCATAGGTCACCTCGGAGGTGCAGTCCGTCACAGCCTTACGGAATTTCAGGATTATTTGGTCCGGGGCGTCCGTCAGCCGCACTGTGGCCAGATTCTGGGGGTCCGACTTAGACATCTTCACCGAGGGGTCCCGGAGGGAGCGGATCTTCTTGGCCGAGCCTGGAAAAAGATCACATGATACGTCAGGAGGAGGAACACCGCATCAATCCATCTCATCACCCAGCTCTCCCAGGAGCCTAAAGAGTATAGGGGGAGGCCTCATAACATGGCGGCCAAAATGGCAGTCACCTAGCTCTCCCAGGATCCTAAACTACTAATCCCTGACAGTATAAGGGCAGGTGGGGACTCCAggggcggccatattggttgtcacccagctttctccaAGATCCTGACAATAAAGTTTGAGGCCTCATGACATAGGTGGTGAAGCTCTAccttggcggccatattggttatCACCCCGTTCTACCAGGATCCTGATTTACTAATCCCCGACAATATCAGGGAAGGCCTCATGACACAGGTGGTAAAGCTCTATTATgttggccatattggttgtcacccagctctTTGAGAATCCTGACAATGTAGGGGGAGGATTGATGACATGGGTGGTGACTtcatggcagccatattggttgtcactcagctttcccatgtACAGATAACATTATCTAATTGTTGGACAGAATTTTCAGGGACTCACTCATCAGCGCTCGGGGGATGGGAAAGAAGTCTCCGTATCGTCGATTGAAGATCCGCGCCACATCCTGCGTCAGCTCCAAGTGCTGCGCCTGGTCATCCCCGACCGGAACGTGTGTGGACCTGGAACGTGCATAGAGAAGATGTAAGAACTACAGGCTCGACACAGCACGACTTCACCAACGCACTTTAGGTCACACCAACAAATACTACACGACATCAcaacaagaactacacaacatcACAACTAGAACAACTACACGACATCACAACTAGAACAACTACACAACATCACAACCAGAACAACTACACAACATCACAGCCAAATCAACTACACGACATCAcaacaagaactacacaacctcaCAACCAGAACAACTACACAACATCACAACCAGAACAACTACACGACATCACAGCCAAATCAACTACACGACGTCACAACTAGAACAACTACACAACCTCACAGCCAAAACAACTACACGACATCACAACTAGAACAACTACACAACATCACAGCTAGAACAACTACACGACATCACAGCTAGAACAACTACACGACATCACAGCCAAATCAACTACACGACATCACAACCAGAACAACTACACGACATCACAACCAGAACAACTACACAACATCACAACCAGAACAACTACACGACATCAcaacaagaactacacaacctcaCAACCAGAACAACTACACAACATCACAACCAGAACAACTACACGACATCACAGCCAAATCAACTACACGACGTCACAACTAGAACAACTACACAACCTCACAGCCAAAACAACTACACGACATCACAACTAGAACTACACAACATCACAACTAGAACAACTACACAACATCACAGCTAGAACAACTACACGACATCACAGCTAGAACAACTACACGACATCACAGCCAAATCAACTACACGACATCACAACCAGAACAACTACACAACATCACAACTAGAACAACTACACGACATCACAACTAGAACAACTACACAACATCACAACCAGAACAACT containing:
- the WARS2 gene encoding tryptophan--tRNA ligase, mitochondrial; amino-acid sequence: MVALALRSDVTSMALSIVRRAVRCRPRSGYRTLTSDPSRGAQVPAPRVFSGIQPTGIPHLGNYLGALQSWVGLQEEFCSVLYSIVDLHSITVPQEPDTLRGSVLDMAACLLACGVDPDKSCLFQQSQVPEHAELGWILGCVTSIPRLRHLPQWKMKSQKDEGSVGLFTYPVLQAADILLYRSTHVPVGDDQAQHLELTQDVARIFNRRYGDFFPIPRALMSSAKKIRSLRDPSVKMSKSDPQNLATVRLTDAPDQIILKFRKAVTDCTSEVTYDPETRPGVSNLVAIHSAVSGLTPEEVVRQSRGLETAQYKMVVAEAVIAKLTPIREEIHRLRGDTEFLTEVLNRGTQQAREVAAPVYEAVCRRVGLR